One region of Catenuloplanes indicus genomic DNA includes:
- a CDS encoding valine--tRNA ligase, whose product MTDTTDARTNPTTELPSQYAPAEVEQRRYESWVSNGYFTADAHSDKPPFTIVIPPPNVTGSLHVGHALDHTIQDAIIRRKRMQGFETLWLPGMDHAGIATQNVVERQLAANGQSRHDLGREAFVERVWQWKAESGGAILGQMRRLGDSVDWSRERFTMDEGLSRAVQTIFKKLYDDGLIYRANRIINWCPRCLTALSDIEVEHSDDDGELVSIRYGEGENAIVVATTRAETMLGDTAVAVHPDDERYKHLVGTEVELPLTGRRIPIVADEHVDPSFGTGAVKVTPAHDPNDFEIGQRHSLPSLTVMDERGVVTVPGPFEGLDRFEARPAIVAALRAEGRIVAEKRPYVHAVGHCSRCKTTVEPRLSLQWFVNTTPLAQAAGDAVRDGRVRIEPPELAKRYFAWVDNMHDWCISRQLWWGHRIPVWYGPAGEIVCVGPDEEPPSGEGWTQDEDVLDTWFSSGLWPFSTLGWPEQTPELAKFYPTSVLVTGYDILFFWVARMMMFGLYAMDGKQPFDVVALHGMVRDQYGKKMSKSFGNVVDPLDWIDRFGADATRFALARGANPGSDVAVSEEWTQGSRNFNNKLWNATRFALLNGATVEGDLPAELSTVDRWILSRLHHVIGEVDQCFQAFEFAKVCDALYHFAWDDVCDWYVELAKPVMQAGGPAADATRRVLGEVLDKLLKLLHPIVPFVTEELWLALTGGETIVRAPWPVAVPELVDDAAEAELATLQKVVTEIRRFRSDQGVKPTQRVTARLTGLDTAGIAAHESLIRSLARLDAADGDFAASATLAVSDQVTVELDTRGTIDVKAERARLEKDRAAAAKEQAQCQAKLGNEAFVGKAPEAVVAKIKDRLAAAEADLARIAAALEALPAS is encoded by the coding sequence GTGACCGATACGACGGATGCCCGCACGAACCCGACCACCGAACTCCCCAGCCAGTACGCGCCGGCTGAGGTAGAGCAGCGGCGGTACGAGTCGTGGGTATCCAACGGGTACTTCACGGCGGACGCGCATAGTGACAAGCCGCCGTTCACCATCGTCATCCCGCCGCCGAACGTGACCGGCTCGCTGCACGTCGGCCACGCGCTGGACCACACGATCCAGGATGCGATCATCCGGCGGAAGCGCATGCAGGGCTTCGAGACGCTCTGGCTGCCCGGCATGGACCACGCCGGCATCGCGACGCAGAACGTGGTGGAGCGCCAGCTCGCCGCGAACGGCCAGTCCCGGCACGACCTGGGCCGCGAGGCCTTCGTCGAGCGCGTCTGGCAGTGGAAAGCGGAGTCCGGTGGCGCGATCCTCGGTCAGATGCGCCGGCTCGGTGACTCCGTCGACTGGAGCCGCGAGCGCTTCACCATGGACGAGGGCCTGTCCCGCGCGGTCCAGACCATCTTCAAGAAGCTGTACGACGACGGCCTGATCTATCGCGCGAACCGGATCATCAACTGGTGCCCGCGCTGTCTGACCGCGCTCTCCGACATCGAGGTCGAGCACAGCGACGACGACGGCGAGCTGGTCTCGATCCGCTACGGCGAGGGCGAGAACGCGATCGTGGTCGCCACCACGCGGGCCGAGACCATGCTCGGTGACACCGCGGTCGCGGTCCACCCGGACGACGAGCGCTACAAGCACCTCGTGGGCACCGAGGTAGAGCTGCCGCTCACCGGCCGGCGCATCCCGATCGTGGCGGACGAACACGTCGACCCGAGCTTCGGCACCGGCGCGGTGAAGGTGACGCCGGCGCACGACCCGAACGACTTCGAGATCGGCCAACGGCACAGCCTGCCGAGCCTGACCGTGATGGACGAGCGCGGCGTCGTCACCGTACCCGGGCCGTTCGAAGGTCTTGATCGGTTCGAGGCTCGTCCGGCGATCGTGGCCGCTCTGCGTGCGGAAGGCCGGATCGTCGCGGAGAAGCGGCCGTACGTGCATGCGGTCGGGCACTGCTCGCGCTGCAAGACCACGGTGGAGCCGCGCCTGTCGCTGCAGTGGTTCGTGAACACGACGCCGCTCGCGCAGGCCGCCGGTGACGCGGTGCGCGACGGCCGGGTCCGGATCGAGCCGCCGGAGCTGGCCAAGCGCTACTTCGCCTGGGTCGACAACATGCACGACTGGTGCATCTCGCGTCAGCTGTGGTGGGGCCACCGCATCCCGGTCTGGTACGGCCCGGCCGGTGAGATCGTCTGCGTCGGCCCGGACGAGGAGCCGCCGTCCGGCGAGGGCTGGACCCAGGACGAGGACGTGCTGGACACCTGGTTCTCGTCCGGCCTGTGGCCGTTCTCCACGCTCGGCTGGCCGGAGCAGACGCCGGAGCTGGCGAAGTTCTACCCGACGTCGGTGCTGGTCACCGGCTACGACATCCTGTTCTTCTGGGTCGCCCGGATGATGATGTTCGGGCTCTACGCGATGGACGGGAAGCAGCCGTTCGACGTGGTGGCGCTGCACGGCATGGTGCGCGACCAGTACGGCAAGAAGATGTCGAAGTCGTTCGGCAACGTGGTCGACCCGCTGGACTGGATCGACCGGTTCGGCGCGGACGCGACCCGCTTCGCGCTGGCCCGCGGCGCCAACCCGGGCTCGGACGTCGCGGTCTCCGAGGAGTGGACGCAGGGCTCCCGGAACTTCAACAACAAGCTGTGGAACGCGACCCGGTTCGCGCTGCTCAACGGCGCGACCGTGGAGGGCGACCTGCCGGCCGAGCTGTCCACGGTGGACCGGTGGATCCTGTCCCGGCTGCATCACGTGATCGGCGAGGTCGACCAGTGCTTCCAGGCGTTCGAGTTCGCCAAGGTCTGTGACGCGCTGTACCACTTCGCCTGGGACGACGTCTGCGACTGGTACGTCGAGCTGGCCAAGCCGGTCATGCAGGCCGGTGGCCCGGCCGCGGACGCGACCCGCCGGGTGCTCGGCGAGGTGCTGGACAAGCTGCTCAAGCTGCTGCACCCGATCGTGCCGTTCGTGACCGAGGAGCTGTGGCTGGCGCTGACCGGCGGCGAGACGATCGTGCGGGCCCCGTGGCCGGTCGCGGTCCCGGAGCTGGTCGACGACGCGGCCGAGGCCGAGCTGGCCACGCTGCAGAAGGTGGTCACCGAGATCCGCCGGTTCCGCTCCGACCAGGGTGTGAAGCCGACCCAGCGGGTCACGGCGCGGCTGACCGGCCTGGACACGGCCGGGATCGCGGCGCACGAGTCGCTGATCCGCTCGCTCGCCCGGCTGGACGCGGCCGACGGCGACTTCGCGGCGTCCGCGACGCTGGCCGTCTCCGACCAGGTGACCGTGGAGCTGGACACGCGCGGCACGATCGACGTGAAGGCGGAGCGGGCGCGACTGGAGAAGGACCGGGCCGCCGCGGCCAAGGAGCAGGCGCAGTGCCAGGCGAAGCTCGGCAACGAGGCGTTCGTCGGCAAGGCACCGGAGGCCGTAGTGGCGAAGATCAAGGACCGTCTCGCCGCGGCCGAGGCAGACTTGGCCCGGATCGCGGCGGCGCTCGAGGCGCTGCCCGCGAGCTGA